In Fodinicola acaciae, the following proteins share a genomic window:
- a CDS encoding LmeA family phospholipid-binding protein — MIILLVLLIVLVGALVAADRGTASLARDTLRTKLTSTLAQNGGTVQSVELEGFPFLTQVLGGKYDGMDARIVDVPISGLQLSTLTVRATDISWPLGEVVGQNLSAAVADRVDATAVLPLARIADPLAPRGIKLTPEGSNIRVNAPASFAGFSGVVSGLATPGVTKGELTIKLSQLTVAGVPLPSSAASALSSQLARFVKSPKLPYGLTLSTVRLVGSNLVITAGARQVRLGS, encoded by the coding sequence ATGATCATCTTGCTGGTGCTCCTGATCGTGCTGGTCGGCGCGCTGGTCGCGGCCGACCGCGGCACCGCGTCGCTGGCCCGCGACACGTTGCGCACCAAGCTGACCTCCACGCTCGCGCAGAACGGCGGCACCGTGCAGTCGGTGGAGCTGGAAGGCTTTCCGTTCCTGACCCAGGTGCTCGGCGGGAAGTACGACGGCATGGACGCGCGGATCGTCGACGTGCCGATCTCGGGCCTCCAGCTGAGCACGCTGACCGTACGGGCCACCGACATCAGCTGGCCGCTGGGCGAGGTGGTCGGGCAGAACCTGTCGGCCGCGGTCGCCGACCGGGTCGACGCCACCGCCGTGTTGCCGCTGGCCAGGATCGCCGACCCGCTGGCGCCGCGCGGCATCAAGCTCACGCCGGAAGGCTCCAACATCCGGGTCAACGCGCCGGCCAGCTTCGCCGGCTTCAGCGGTGTGGTCAGCGGCCTGGCCACTCCCGGCGTGACCAAGGGCGAGCTGACCATCAAGCTGTCGCAGCTCACCGTCGCCGGTGTGCCGCTGCCATCCAGCGCCGCGTCGGCGTTGTCCAGCCAGCTCGCCCGGTTTGTGAAGTCGCCGAAGCTGCCATACGGCCTGACGCTGTCGACCGTACGGCTGGTCGGGTCGAACCTGGTCATCACCGCCGGAGCCCGGCAAGTCCGACTGGGGTCCTGA
- a CDS encoding sulfurtransferase codes for MSRDDVLVSAEWVEQNAASDGVVLVEVDEDTTAYDGGHIAGAIKLDWKTDLQDPVRRDFVNKEQFEKLLSERGVSNADTVVLYGGNNNWFAAYAYWYFKLYGHENVKLLDGGRKKWELDGRELSKDTVERKPTTYQAKEPNTAIRAFRDEVVDAIGTKNLVDVRSPDEFSGKLLAPAHLPQEVAQRAGHIPGAINVPWSKAANEDGTFRSDEELKKLYAEAGLDDSKQTIAYCRIGERSSHTWFVLHELLGDESVKNYDGSWTEYGSLVGVPIELGDGTKA; via the coding sequence ATGAGTCGTGACGACGTACTCGTCTCCGCCGAGTGGGTGGAGCAGAACGCCGCCAGCGACGGAGTCGTACTCGTCGAGGTCGACGAGGACACCACCGCTTACGACGGCGGCCACATCGCCGGCGCGATCAAGCTGGACTGGAAGACCGACCTGCAGGACCCGGTCCGCCGCGACTTCGTGAACAAGGAACAGTTCGAGAAGCTGCTGTCCGAGCGCGGAGTGTCCAATGCGGACACCGTGGTTCTCTACGGTGGCAACAACAACTGGTTCGCCGCCTACGCGTACTGGTATTTCAAGCTGTACGGCCACGAGAACGTGAAGCTGCTGGACGGCGGCCGCAAGAAGTGGGAGCTGGACGGCCGCGAGCTGTCCAAGGACACCGTCGAGCGCAAGCCGACCACGTACCAGGCCAAGGAGCCCAACACCGCGATCCGGGCGTTCCGCGACGAGGTCGTCGACGCGATCGGCACCAAGAACCTGGTCGACGTGCGCTCGCCGGACGAGTTCTCCGGCAAGCTGCTCGCGCCGGCGCACCTGCCGCAGGAGGTCGCGCAGCGGGCCGGCCACATCCCCGGCGCGATCAACGTGCCGTGGAGCAAGGCGGCCAACGAGGACGGCACCTTCCGCTCCGACGAGGAGCTGAAGAAGCTCTACGCCGAGGCCGGCCTGGACGACTCCAAGCAGACCATCGCGTACTGCCGGATCGGCGAGCGGTCCAGCCACACCTGGTTCGTGCTGCATGAGCTGCTCGGCGACGAGTCGGTGAAGAACTACGACGGCTCGTGGACCGAGTACGGCTCGCTGGTCGGCGTGCCGATCGAGCTCGGCGACGGGACCAAGGCATGA
- the pstC gene encoding phosphate ABC transporter permease subunit PstC, whose protein sequence is MPDETKDALSVRLDVTETAADRREVARDIAGDNGVLPVEEHAPQDASALEPAGVRTQAQPVTRTRLADAKSTKLGDSVFRGISTTAGTLILIIMAAIAAFLIYKAIPALAANSSNFFTTTDWFPDANGATGKPSFGIAALTFHTVITSILAMIVAVPIAIGIALFITYYAPRRVAAALGYLVDLLAAVPSVVFGLWGLFFLAPNLRETALFLDRWLGWTVIFDYRPDSVPGNRSDFTAGLVLAIMILPIVSAIAREIFRQVPTSHVEGALALGATRWEMIRLAVLPFGRAGLVSAAMLGLGRALGETLAVATILSAAYNLNVHVLEDGGITFASNIALKYNEAGDVGTGALVASGLCLFVITLLVNSVSQLILRRQAKG, encoded by the coding sequence ATGCCGGATGAGACCAAAGACGCGTTGTCGGTGCGTCTGGACGTGACCGAGACCGCGGCCGACCGCCGCGAGGTGGCACGTGACATCGCCGGCGACAACGGTGTCCTGCCGGTCGAGGAGCACGCGCCGCAGGACGCGTCGGCGCTGGAGCCTGCGGGCGTACGCACCCAGGCTCAGCCCGTCACGCGTACGCGGCTGGCGGACGCGAAGTCGACCAAGCTCGGCGACTCGGTGTTCCGCGGCATCTCCACCACCGCTGGCACGCTGATCCTGATCATCATGGCCGCCATCGCGGCTTTCCTGATCTACAAGGCGATCCCCGCGCTGGCCGCGAACTCGTCCAACTTCTTCACCACCACCGACTGGTTTCCCGACGCCAACGGCGCCACCGGCAAGCCGTCATTCGGCATCGCGGCGCTGACCTTCCACACCGTCATCACCTCGATCCTGGCGATGATCGTGGCCGTACCGATCGCGATCGGCATCGCGCTGTTCATCACCTACTACGCGCCGCGCCGGGTCGCCGCCGCGCTCGGCTATCTGGTCGACCTGCTCGCCGCCGTACCATCGGTCGTCTTCGGCCTGTGGGGCCTGTTCTTCCTCGCCCCCAACCTGCGGGAAACCGCGCTGTTCCTGGACAGGTGGCTCGGCTGGACGGTGATCTTCGACTACCGCCCGGACAGCGTGCCCGGCAACCGCTCGGACTTCACCGCCGGCCTGGTGTTGGCGATCATGATCCTGCCGATCGTGTCGGCGATCGCGCGCGAGATCTTCCGCCAGGTGCCGACCAGCCACGTCGAAGGCGCGCTGGCGCTCGGCGCCACCCGCTGGGAGATGATCCGGCTGGCGGTGCTGCCGTTCGGCCGCGCCGGCCTGGTGTCCGCGGCGATGCTCGGCCTCGGCCGCGCGCTCGGTGAGACGCTGGCGGTCGCGACGATCCTGTCGGCCGCGTACAACCTGAACGTGCACGTCCTGGAGGACGGCGGCATCACCTTCGCCTCCAACATCGCGCTGAAATACAACGAGGCCGGCGATGTCGGCACCGGCGCGCTGGTCGCCTCCGGCCTGTGCCTGTTCGTCATCACCCTGCTGGTCAACTCGGTGTCGCAGCTGATCCTGCGGCGCCAGGCGAAAGGCTGA
- the mshD gene encoding mycothiol synthase codes for MVTVERPGALSEADATAVRDLVAAATETDQASPLSEAARLRLGGTDAVHLLVRNGSGIVGYAQLDADGTAELAVHPSARRHGIGRRLLVEAIRAGEPDAVRVWAHNEHPGALALAASLGLRKTRSLWQMRMPLGDLPAASVPDGVTVRTFVAGQDDDAWLKLNALAFSHHPEQGSWTAADLAARLAEPWFDPAGFFLAESDGELLGFHWTKSHSAQLGEIYVLGVSPRAQGIGLAKALSLVGLRYLRDTGHTEAMLYVEEDNAPAVGLYRRLGFTHTTTDAMFRSG; via the coding sequence ATGGTGACTGTGGAACGACCAGGTGCGCTGTCCGAGGCGGACGCGACCGCCGTACGCGATCTCGTCGCGGCCGCGACCGAGACCGACCAGGCCAGTCCGCTGTCGGAGGCGGCACGGTTGCGGCTCGGTGGCACCGACGCGGTGCATCTGCTCGTACGCAACGGATCCGGCATCGTCGGCTATGCGCAGCTGGACGCCGACGGCACCGCAGAGCTCGCCGTCCATCCATCGGCCCGGCGGCATGGCATCGGCCGCCGGCTGCTGGTCGAGGCGATCCGCGCCGGCGAACCGGATGCGGTGCGGGTGTGGGCTCACAACGAACATCCCGGAGCGCTCGCTTTGGCGGCATCGCTCGGACTGCGGAAAACGCGGTCGTTGTGGCAGATGCGCATGCCGCTCGGTGACCTGCCGGCGGCGTCGGTCCCCGATGGCGTGACCGTACGCACTTTCGTTGCCGGACAGGACGACGACGCCTGGCTGAAGCTCAACGCGCTGGCTTTCTCGCACCATCCCGAGCAGGGCTCGTGGACCGCCGCCGACCTGGCCGCGAGGCTCGCCGAGCCGTGGTTCGACCCGGCCGGCTTCTTCCTCGCCGAGTCCGACGGCGAGCTGCTCGGATTTCACTGGACGAAGTCACATTCGGCACAGCTCGGCGAGATCTACGTGCTCGGCGTGAGTCCGCGTGCGCAGGGAATTGGCCTGGCGAAAGCGTTGTCGCTGGTCGGCCTGCGATATCTGCGCGACACCGGCCACACCGAGGCGATGCTCTACGTCGAGGAGGACAACGCCCCGGCGGTCGGTCTTTATCGCCGACTCGGCTTCACGCACACCACCACCGACGCGATGTTCCGCAGCGGCTGA
- a CDS encoding WD40/YVTN/BNR-like repeat-containing protein yields the protein MTVDQEHLTQARRDVMAQAQLPAWERIDQKARNRRRRTRTSFAAAGVALVAVSAVGAVDVKAHLDRDRGAIASVAQALPAQTNRCGVYPSSEKEIYVIYSGERSCFAGAVSYLTRTVDGGRTWQTWQVPANVNCDGAPLVTPLASGTAVMCDLITHDSGETWDTLPAGRPVVEAVPAGWIVLPGTSITRSTGQLTVIDPVTGRRALLAHSLALPGGEELVVTVNGWPRLNSDGSIWAMSSQLALGRGRISLDRGRTWHTVTLPGHRGNGTNSELTTYDGRVGYIVADDSEQYVQILRTTDGGRSWQPMARQERSDELLATAAGGLIAMKATGPELSTDGGRTFRKLTGVAGVIVRTATGAYFADGSVSVSDDGVHYQRIQPPR from the coding sequence ATGACCGTCGACCAGGAACACCTCACCCAGGCCCGCCGCGACGTCATGGCGCAGGCGCAGTTGCCCGCCTGGGAACGGATAGACCAGAAAGCGCGCAACCGGCGGCGGCGCACGCGAACGTCGTTCGCGGCGGCCGGCGTCGCGCTGGTCGCGGTCAGCGCGGTCGGCGCCGTCGACGTGAAGGCGCACCTGGACCGGGACCGCGGCGCGATCGCCTCGGTCGCGCAGGCGCTGCCGGCGCAGACCAACCGGTGCGGCGTTTATCCGTCCTCGGAAAAGGAAATCTACGTCATCTACAGCGGCGAGCGGAGTTGCTTCGCCGGCGCGGTCTCCTATCTCACCCGTACGGTCGACGGTGGCCGGACGTGGCAGACCTGGCAGGTGCCGGCGAATGTCAACTGCGACGGCGCGCCGCTGGTGACGCCACTGGCCAGCGGCACCGCGGTCATGTGCGACCTGATCACCCACGACAGCGGCGAAACCTGGGACACCCTGCCGGCTGGTCGGCCGGTCGTCGAGGCCGTGCCGGCCGGCTGGATCGTCCTGCCCGGCACCAGCATCACCAGGAGCACCGGACAGCTGACCGTCATCGACCCGGTCACCGGGCGACGTGCGCTGCTGGCGCACTCGCTCGCGCTTCCGGGCGGCGAGGAGCTGGTCGTGACCGTCAATGGCTGGCCGCGGCTCAACTCCGACGGCTCGATCTGGGCCATGTCCTCCCAGCTCGCGCTCGGCCGCGGCCGGATCAGCCTCGACCGCGGCCGGACCTGGCATACGGTCACGCTGCCGGGCCACCGCGGCAACGGCACCAACTCCGAGCTCACCACGTACGACGGACGCGTCGGCTACATCGTGGCCGACGATTCCGAGCAGTACGTGCAGATCCTGCGGACCACCGACGGTGGCCGCAGCTGGCAGCCGATGGCCAGGCAGGAGCGGTCTGACGAACTGCTGGCGACAGCCGCCGGCGGTCTCATCGCCATGAAGGCCACCGGCCCGGAGCTGAGCACCGACGGTGGCCGTACGTTCCGGAAGCTGACCGGTGTCGCCGGCGTGATCGTACGGACCGCGACCGGCGCGTACTTCGCCGACGGCAGCGTCTCGGTTTCCGACGACGGTGTGCACTACCAGCGCATCCAGCCGCCGCGATAG
- a CDS encoding thioredoxin family protein: MSLVGAITLVVVLVTATVAGALWRWRQGRVRPKEQTPDQPLAADRALLEKAGADPADDVDLTLLQLSSTFCAPCRTTKNLLTHVAESEPRVRHVEVDVADHLDLVRALNVLSTPTTVLLGAAGQEVGRAVGVPRKDQVIAAIGAATSGSSPVITQRIP, from the coding sequence ATGAGCCTCGTTGGAGCCATCACGCTCGTCGTGGTCCTGGTGACCGCGACGGTGGCCGGCGCGCTCTGGCGCTGGCGGCAGGGCCGCGTACGGCCCAAGGAGCAGACGCCGGACCAGCCGCTCGCCGCCGACCGCGCGTTGCTGGAGAAGGCCGGCGCCGACCCCGCCGACGATGTCGACCTGACGCTGCTGCAGCTGTCGTCGACGTTCTGCGCGCCTTGCCGCACAACGAAAAACCTGCTCACGCATGTCGCGGAAAGCGAGCCGCGGGTGCGTCATGTCGAGGTCGACGTGGCCGACCATCTCGACCTGGTACGCGCCCTCAACGTGCTCAGCACACCGACGACGGTGCTGCTCGGCGCGGCCGGCCAGGAGGTCGGCAGGGCCGTCGGCGTACCGCGAAAAGACCAGGTCATCGCCGCGATCGGCGCGGCCACCAGCGGCTCGTCGCCGGTGATCACGCAGCGTATTCCGTAG
- a CDS encoding DUF4395 domain-containing protein: protein MSEPIAKGIDPRGPRFAAWITAVVLAVVLVTGAGWLLAVQAIIFAIGAFAGLKFAPYGAFYRTVLRKAVNQRWGPPSELEAEAPPRFAQGVGFAFALVGTIGYLSGGWIVGLIATAFALIAAFLNAAFGYCLGCQVYLLIQRFVKRSTTDKGVTA, encoded by the coding sequence ATGTCCGAACCCATCGCCAAAGGCATCGATCCGCGCGGACCCCGGTTCGCCGCCTGGATCACCGCCGTCGTCCTGGCCGTCGTGCTGGTCACCGGCGCGGGCTGGCTGCTCGCGGTGCAGGCGATCATCTTCGCGATCGGTGCATTCGCCGGTCTGAAATTCGCGCCATACGGTGCTTTCTACCGTACGGTGCTGCGCAAGGCGGTCAACCAGCGGTGGGGGCCGCCGTCCGAGCTGGAAGCCGAGGCGCCACCGCGCTTCGCGCAGGGCGTCGGCTTCGCCTTTGCCCTGGTCGGCACCATCGGTTATCTGTCCGGTGGCTGGATCGTCGGTCTCATCGCCACCGCTTTCGCTTTGATCGCGGCATTTCTCAACGCCGCGTTCGGTTACTGCCTGGGCTGCCAGGTCTATCTCCTCATCCAGCGTTTCGTGAAACGGTCCACAACAGACAAGGGAGTGACAGCATGA
- a CDS encoding DUF3824 domain-containing protein yields MTTDPGIPPAATPVTPAAGGTDVASGAPPVSPPTPGWDPPQGYQAAPGWGPSPADYGQPEYGQPAYGQSSYEPAPYESAPAEPAMAEPAMAEPAMAEPAMAEPAMAEPAMAEPAPAEAAPPYQPVGYEQSPYRSLDDDESQPAYTPDEPELDVTPEPGRQERPSGLPPRLGSLLLALTGGVLAAAIGVGGGLLNVYAYAGLVVIAQLLVAGVWVFGRQSANRFGVVGVSLAATLVADTFMLLQGGPLGSLGYHVMPDSGAGPDLSAVVGVVAIAWIATILVQLGRGRKRAQVTEAFGSTMVLTVTMVALGASIPLVRNDGAGVLAAFVAISGSAALVSHLSDVALPKPALAPGVQRGVIGLALGAVASGVAGALAAKLIDIAPVYAGLLGVGVGLVTMLLDLGQSYAVAGRLAAGENLADSTVRPMLGPCLAIAMTVLGAWTYGAVVL; encoded by the coding sequence ATGACTACCGACCCCGGGATCCCCCCAGCGGCCACGCCGGTCACACCGGCGGCCGGTGGGACGGACGTGGCCTCCGGGGCTCCGCCGGTGTCGCCACCGACGCCGGGATGGGACCCGCCGCAGGGCTACCAGGCCGCGCCCGGTTGGGGTCCGTCACCGGCCGACTACGGCCAGCCCGAGTACGGCCAGCCGGCCTACGGCCAGTCGTCGTACGAGCCGGCTCCGTACGAGTCGGCTCCGGCCGAGCCGGCTATGGCCGAGCCGGCTATGGCCGAGCCGGCTATGGCCGAGCCGGCTATGGCCGAGCCGGCTATGGCCGAGCCGGCTATGGCCGAGCCGGCTCCGGCCGAGGCCGCGCCGCCGTACCAGCCGGTCGGCTACGAGCAGAGTCCCTACCGCTCGCTCGATGACGACGAGTCCCAGCCGGCGTACACGCCGGACGAGCCGGAGCTCGACGTCACGCCCGAGCCGGGCCGGCAGGAGCGGCCGTCCGGCCTGCCGCCTCGCCTCGGCTCGCTGCTGCTGGCGCTGACCGGTGGCGTGCTCGCGGCCGCGATCGGCGTTGGTGGCGGCCTGCTCAACGTCTACGCGTACGCCGGACTCGTGGTGATCGCGCAGCTGCTGGTGGCCGGTGTGTGGGTCTTCGGCCGGCAGTCGGCCAACCGCTTCGGCGTGGTCGGTGTGTCGCTGGCCGCCACGCTGGTCGCCGACACGTTCATGCTGCTGCAGGGTGGACCGCTCGGCAGCCTCGGCTATCACGTGATGCCGGACTCCGGCGCCGGTCCCGACCTGTCCGCGGTGGTCGGCGTGGTGGCGATCGCCTGGATCGCCACGATCCTGGTGCAGCTCGGCCGCGGGCGTAAGCGCGCGCAGGTCACTGAGGCGTTCGGCTCGACGATGGTGCTGACCGTCACGATGGTCGCGCTCGGCGCGTCGATTCCGTTGGTACGCAACGACGGCGCCGGCGTACTCGCCGCGTTCGTCGCGATCTCCGGCAGCGCGGCACTGGTCAGCCACCTCAGCGACGTGGCGCTGCCAAAGCCGGCGCTCGCGCCCGGCGTGCAGCGCGGCGTCATCGGCCTCGCGCTCGGTGCGGTCGCCAGTGGCGTCGCCGGTGCGCTGGCCGCGAAGCTGATCGACATCGCGCCGGTCTACGCCGGCCTGCTCGGCGTCGGCGTGGGGTTGGTCACCATGCTGCTCGACCTCGGCCAGTCGTACGCGGTGGCCGGCCGGCTGGCGGCCGGCGAGAACCTGGCCGACTCGACGGTGCGGCCGATGCTCGGGCCGTGCCTGGCGATCGCCATGACGGTGCTCGGCGCCTGGACGTATGGAGCGGTGGTTCTTTGA
- a CDS encoding DUF1416 domain-containing protein — protein sequence MSAPVSDGCGAPAQGQSLAGIDLAKETVIQGVVTAGGAPVGQAYVRLLDSTGEFTAEVQASAAGEFRFFAAPGEWTVRALSRDGNGEATVTAAVGLNETPLPVGA from the coding sequence ATGAGCGCGCCGGTGTCGGACGGCTGCGGCGCTCCGGCGCAGGGGCAGTCGCTGGCCGGCATCGACCTGGCCAAGGAGACCGTCATCCAGGGCGTCGTCACCGCCGGCGGCGCGCCGGTCGGCCAGGCGTACGTGCGCCTGCTCGACTCGACCGGCGAGTTCACCGCCGAGGTGCAGGCCTCCGCGGCCGGCGAGTTCCGCTTCTTCGCCGCGCCGGGCGAGTGGACCGTACGAGCCCTGTCCCGCGACGGCAACGGCGAGGCGACCGTCACCGCGGCCGTCGGCCTGAACGAGACGCCGCTGCCGGTCGGAGCCTGA
- the pstS gene encoding phosphate ABC transporter substrate-binding protein PstS, translating into MKLQRHGVSACLLAVTAASAVALAGCGSDNTPTTGGSASGSAGAADCATGQISAEGSTAQGKAMDAWTQAYGKKCGASVTYNKTGSGAGVTAFSAGKVAFAGSDSALKDSNTPAADKRCGTGKAIDLPMVVSPIAVAYNLKGVSKLTLTPDAVAGIFAGKVTKWNDPAIAKSNAGVTLPATTITTVHRSKDSGTTDNFTKFLDAQSKSIWTFGTGQAWKAPGGKGAPGSADVISAVKGTDGSIAYVDGPDAKTNNLTVAALDFGQGPVELSTDTIGKAIAAAQVKQTGNDIKLTLNYGLKQAGAYPLGLVTYEITCEKGLPASQSKLVKSFLTYTASAEGQDAAAAAGHAKLPADLQTKVQAAVSAIS; encoded by the coding sequence GTGAAGTTGCAGCGGCACGGCGTCTCCGCCTGCCTTCTGGCAGTCACCGCTGCGAGCGCCGTCGCGCTCGCCGGCTGTGGATCGGACAACACCCCCACCACCGGCGGCTCCGCGAGCGGCAGCGCCGGCGCGGCCGACTGCGCGACCGGCCAGATCAGCGCCGAGGGCTCGACGGCGCAGGGCAAGGCCATGGACGCGTGGACGCAGGCGTACGGCAAGAAGTGCGGCGCCAGCGTCACCTACAACAAGACCGGCTCCGGTGCCGGCGTCACCGCCTTCAGCGCCGGCAAGGTCGCCTTCGCCGGCTCGGACTCCGCTCTGAAGGACAGCAACACGCCGGCCGCCGACAAGCGGTGCGGCACCGGCAAGGCCATCGACCTGCCGATGGTGGTCAGCCCGATCGCGGTCGCGTACAACCTCAAGGGGGTCAGCAAGCTGACCCTCACCCCGGACGCGGTCGCCGGCATCTTCGCCGGCAAGGTCACCAAGTGGAACGACCCGGCGATAGCCAAGTCCAACGCCGGCGTCACGCTGCCGGCCACCACGATCACCACGGTGCACCGGTCCAAGGACTCCGGCACCACCGACAACTTCACCAAGTTCCTGGACGCGCAGTCCAAGAGCATCTGGACCTTCGGCACCGGCCAGGCCTGGAAGGCACCAGGCGGCAAGGGTGCGCCGGGCTCGGCCGACGTGATCTCCGCGGTCAAGGGCACCGACGGCTCGATCGCGTACGTCGACGGCCCGGACGCCAAGACCAACAACCTCACCGTCGCCGCGCTGGACTTCGGCCAGGGCCCGGTCGAGCTGTCCACCGACACGATCGGCAAGGCGATCGCCGCCGCGCAGGTCAAGCAGACCGGCAACGACATCAAGCTCACCCTCAACTACGGCCTCAAGCAGGCCGGCGCGTACCCACTGGGCCTGGTGACCTACGAGATCACCTGCGAGAAGGGCCTGCCGGCCAGCCAGTCCAAGCTGGTCAAGTCGTTCCTGACCTACACCGCCAGCGCCGAGGGCCAGGACGCCGCCGCCGCGGCCGGCCACGCCAAGCTGCCGGCCGACCTGCAGACCAAGGTGCAGGCCGCGGTGTCCGCGATCAGCTAG
- a CDS encoding winged helix-turn-helix transcriptional regulator: MDILVMSEDAPAAVLPALDLLGHTTRSAPRDVRSLLHATSPDVVMVDARTDIAGARATCRVLRATGLNVPLLAVLTEGGLVALTAEWGIDDLILATAGPAEVEARLRLVTGRQAEDTTGDKVGVIRAGDLVIDTATYGAKIKGRPLDLTYKEFELLRFLAQHPGRVFTRDQLLREVWGYDYFGGTRTVDVHVRRLRAKLGAEYESMIGTVRQVGYKFVGPSARALPEEAPSTVPVR; the protein is encoded by the coding sequence ATGGACATTCTGGTCATGTCCGAGGACGCACCCGCCGCCGTCCTTCCGGCGCTCGACCTGCTCGGTCACACCACCAGGTCGGCACCGCGGGACGTACGGTCACTGCTGCACGCCACCAGCCCGGACGTGGTGATGGTGGACGCGCGCACGGACATCGCCGGCGCTCGCGCCACCTGCCGCGTGCTGCGCGCCACCGGCCTGAACGTGCCGCTGCTGGCGGTGCTCACCGAGGGCGGCCTGGTCGCGCTGACCGCGGAGTGGGGCATCGACGACCTGATCCTGGCCACCGCCGGTCCGGCCGAGGTGGAGGCCCGGCTGCGGCTGGTCACCGGCCGGCAGGCCGAGGACACCACCGGCGACAAGGTCGGCGTGATCCGCGCCGGCGATCTGGTGATCGACACCGCGACGTACGGCGCCAAGATCAAGGGCCGGCCGCTGGACCTGACGTACAAGGAGTTCGAGCTGCTGCGCTTCCTCGCCCAGCATCCCGGCCGCGTGTTCACCCGCGACCAGCTGCTGCGTGAGGTGTGGGGTTATGACTACTTCGGTGGCACGCGCACGGTCGACGTACACGTGCGGCGGCTGCGCGCGAAGCTCGGCGCCGAGTACGAGTCGATGATCGGCACCGTGCGGCAGGTCGGCTACAAGTTCGTCGGTCCGTCGGCGCGTGCGTTGCCGGAGGAAGCACCATCCACGGTCCCCGTACGTTAG
- a CDS encoding RNA polymerase sigma factor gives MLEQLYRDAGRQLVLAAYALTGDITEAQDAVQEAFVRACARPGMLDDTDNPVAWMRTVTLNIARDRHRRRQRMDRLLRRRRPEDTVPEISPDRVTLLAALRKLPERQREVVALHYLVDLPTEEIAQLLRVPVNTVKSRLLRGKQALAGLLTDRTPTGGRT, from the coding sequence ATGCTCGAGCAGCTCTACCGGGACGCCGGCCGGCAACTGGTGCTGGCCGCGTACGCGCTGACCGGTGACATCACCGAGGCGCAGGACGCGGTGCAGGAAGCGTTCGTACGCGCGTGTGCGCGGCCGGGAATGCTGGACGACACCGACAATCCGGTGGCGTGGATGCGTACGGTCACGCTCAACATCGCCCGCGACCGGCACCGCCGCCGGCAACGGATGGACCGGTTGCTGCGGCGCCGCCGGCCCGAGGACACGGTGCCGGAGATCTCACCGGATCGTGTCACTTTGCTGGCCGCGCTGAGAAAACTGCCGGAGCGCCAGCGCGAGGTGGTGGCGCTGCACTATCTCGTCGACCTGCCGACCGAGGAAATCGCGCAGTTGTTGCGGGTGCCGGTCAACACCGTGAAATCCCGCCTGTTGCGCGGAAAACAGGCGCTCGCCGGACTGCTGACCGACCGCACACCGACCGGAGGCCGGACATGA